The following proteins are co-located in the Actinomycetota bacterium genome:
- a CDS encoding gamma-glutamyltransferase encodes MHASDGGSIERALSGTGRRFAIATPHVEATAAGLEAFDSGGNAVDAALAAATTLAVVYPHMCGVGGDLFALIHEPDGRTVVLNASGAAAAASDIDSLARQFATMPESGPHAVTVPGAVSGWWQLGKHWSDLGFSRAFTRAISLARDGTAVARSLAESIRSHREQIFADPGLRDVYARDATMLGEASILVQTALARTLETLVDGGPEALYGGEIGASIADHLASLGGAMTIDDLAAHEAELDSPLKLRYRDLDVNVAPPNSQGFVLLQILAAIERLEIDPDPLGPDAGTIAEVFRVTAIDRDRHNADPRFARVPAGTLLDEGHLAGIVDQVREPQLSEAARSFTDDTVALVAADHRGLAIALIQSLYSGFGSGILDPATGVVLHNRGAAFVLDPDHPNALAGGKRPAHTLLPVIVEREGQLAAVTGTMGGGGQPQIDAMSILRAFDLGMDAASAVRAPRWLVGGMELGSTERALVAEGAVPPSTRDALTTNGYRVDVLEDVSEDVGHAHLIRVMDDGSFDAGSDPRADGGVAAR; translated from the coding sequence ATGCACGCGAGCGACGGCGGTTCGATCGAGCGCGCGCTCTCAGGGACGGGGCGGCGCTTCGCCATCGCGACGCCGCACGTCGAGGCGACCGCGGCGGGGCTGGAGGCCTTCGACAGCGGCGGGAACGCCGTCGACGCGGCACTGGCCGCCGCGACGACCCTCGCCGTTGTGTACCCACACATGTGTGGCGTCGGCGGCGATCTGTTCGCGCTGATCCACGAGCCGGACGGTCGAACCGTGGTGCTGAACGCGAGCGGGGCAGCGGCCGCGGCCTCAGACATCGATTCGCTCGCACGCCAATTCGCGACGATGCCGGAGTCCGGTCCACACGCTGTGACGGTTCCCGGAGCCGTGTCCGGATGGTGGCAACTCGGGAAACACTGGTCGGATCTGGGGTTCTCGCGTGCGTTCACCCGAGCGATCTCGCTCGCGCGCGACGGGACTGCCGTCGCACGCTCGCTCGCCGAGAGCATCAGGTCACACAGAGAGCAGATCTTCGCCGACCCCGGCCTGCGTGACGTGTACGCACGAGACGCGACGATGCTCGGCGAAGCTTCCATCCTCGTCCAGACGGCCCTCGCGCGAACGCTCGAGACGCTCGTGGACGGAGGTCCCGAAGCGCTGTACGGCGGCGAGATCGGTGCGTCCATCGCCGACCATCTCGCGTCGCTCGGGGGAGCGATGACGATCGACGATCTCGCAGCGCACGAGGCCGAGCTCGACTCGCCGCTCAAGCTCCGCTATCGCGACCTCGACGTGAACGTCGCGCCGCCGAACTCGCAGGGGTTCGTTCTGCTGCAGATCCTCGCCGCAATCGAGCGACTGGAGATCGATCCGGATCCACTCGGTCCGGACGCCGGAACGATCGCGGAGGTGTTCCGCGTCACGGCGATCGACCGCGACCGACACAACGCCGATCCCCGCTTCGCCCGCGTCCCCGCCGGGACGCTCCTCGACGAAGGCCACCTCGCCGGCATCGTCGACCAGGTACGCGAGCCACAACTGAGCGAAGCCGCACGATCGTTCACGGACGACACCGTCGCGCTCGTCGCCGCGGACCATCGGGGCCTCGCGATCGCGTTGATCCAAAGTCTGTACTCCGGGTTCGGTTCAGGCATCCTGGACCCCGCTACCGGAGTCGTGCTTCACAACCGCGGCGCCGCGTTCGTCCTCGACCCCGACCATCCGAACGCACTCGCAGGGGGGAAACGCCCGGCGCATACGCTTCTCCCCGTAATCGTCGAGCGCGAAGGGCAGCTCGCAGCGGTGACGGGAACGATGGGCGGCGGAGGCCAGCCGCAGATCGACGCGATGTCGATCCTGCGTGCGTTCGACCTTGGGATGGACGCCGCGAGCGCCGTTCGGGCGCCGCGCTGGCTCGTCGGGGGCATGGAGCTCGGGTCCACCGAGCGCGCGCTCGTCGCCGAGGGCGCGGTTCCCCCGTCCACACGGGACGCGCTGACCACCAACGGTTACCGAGTCGATGTCCTCGAGGACGTGAGCGAAGATGTCGGACACGCCCATCTGATCAGGGTCATGGACGACGGGTCGTTCGACGCGGGCAGCGATCCACGCGCCGATGGCGGCGTTGCCGCTCGCTGA
- a CDS encoding ATP-binding protein yields the protein MALSSAEVPKDPFVAAVVHDLRTPLSAIIGLAATLEDGSFESNEVRDLAARIGTNARKLERMVNDLLDLDRLSRGIVRPKLWPTDVGSLVERVVNESELRTEREIVVDAEDVVAEIDESKVERIVENLLTNAVRHTPDGAKVWVSACAEGDGVVILVDDEGPGVPAERREAIFDPFNKRSDDGPGVGIGLSLVRRFAELHGGRAWVESREAGGASFRVWIPRRGRATT from the coding sequence ATGGCGCTCTCGAGCGCGGAGGTCCCGAAGGATCCGTTCGTCGCGGCGGTGGTTCACGACCTGCGGACTCCCCTGTCGGCCATCATCGGGCTCGCGGCGACGCTCGAAGATGGCTCGTTCGAGAGCAACGAGGTGAGGGACCTCGCCGCGCGCATCGGCACGAACGCTCGCAAGCTCGAACGCATGGTGAACGATCTCCTCGACCTCGACCGGCTGTCGCGGGGGATCGTGCGACCGAAGCTGTGGCCCACGGACGTTGGCTCGTTGGTCGAGCGCGTGGTGAACGAATCCGAGCTGCGTACGGAACGCGAGATCGTCGTGGATGCCGAGGATGTCGTCGCCGAGATCGACGAGTCGAAGGTCGAGCGGATCGTGGAGAACCTGCTGACGAACGCCGTTCGTCACACACCCGACGGTGCGAAGGTCTGGGTCTCGGCTTGCGCAGAAGGCGACGGCGTCGTGATCCTCGTCGACGACGAGGGACCGGGCGTTCCGGCCGAGCGGCGCGAGGCGATCTTCGATCCGTTCAACAAACGATCAGACGACGGTCCGGGTGTCGGCATCGGACTCTCGCTGGTGCGTCGTTTCGCCGAGCTCCACGGCGGCCGCGCGTGGGTCGAGTCGCGTGAGGCGGGTGGCGCGTCGTTCCGAGTGTGGATCCCCCGGCGCGGCCGGGCCACGACGTAG